Proteins encoded within one genomic window of Patescibacteria group bacterium:
- a CDS encoding pilin: MTNSKNKKRKIYLQYFLTAVVLIFFIGYGNQFVHAAKQDFSSPSELSNPLGSDENMRDPNYVIGKIINSVLGVVGTIALVMFIYGGFLWMTSGGGDGVKKGKETIVWATFGLVIIFMAYSIVNFVIGNILLGKPV, encoded by the coding sequence ATGACTAATTCAAAGAATAAAAAAAGGAAAATATATTTGCAATATTTTTTAACTGCCGTTGTTCTAATTTTTTTTATTGGATATGGTAATCAATTTGTTCATGCGGCTAAACAGGATTTTTCTAGCCCATCAGAACTATCCAATCCACTTGGCTCTGATGAAAACATGAGAGATCCAAACTACGTCATCGGCAAAATCATCAACTCCGTCCTTGGAGTTGTCGGTACTATTGCCTTAGTAATGTTTATTTACGGTGGTTTTCTTTGGATGACTTCTGGTGGTGGCGATGGCGTCAAGAAGGGGAAGGAGACTATTGTTTGGGCTACTTTTGGTTTGGTTATCATCTTTATGGCCTATTCAATTGTCAATTTCGTGATTGGTAATATTTTATTAGGTAAGCCAGTATAA
- the xth gene encoding exodeoxyribonuclease III → MKLITWNVNGLRAIVKKEFYQFLAMKKPDALCLQEIKMGAAAIEKENFQFPGYEVFWHPAERPGYSGTATLVRDTLEVVKCFRLSDFGIIDTEGRTQILEFEKFFLVNTYFPNANHELSRLQFKLDFNHDLFAVLKKLEEKKPVVICGDFNVAHEEIDLVRAKENIGSPGFTYEEREAMTGFLDSGFVDVFRELYPDEKEYTWWSYRAGARQKNIGWRIDYFCVSKKFMKKVIDTTILYKTMGSDHCPVLLEVGE, encoded by the coding sequence ATGAAATTAATTACCTGGAATGTCAACGGCCTTCGGGCTATTGTGAAAAAAGAATTTTATCAATTTCTGGCGATGAAAAAACCGGATGCTTTGTGCTTGCAGGAAATCAAGATGGGGGCGGCGGCAATTGAGAAAGAGAATTTTCAATTTCCCGGCTACGAAGTTTTTTGGCATCCGGCCGAGCGACCGGGGTATAGCGGAACAGCGACTTTAGTGCGTGATACTTTGGAGGTGGTGAAATGTTTTAGATTGAGTGATTTTGGAATTATTGATACTGAGGGGCGAACACAGATTTTAGAGTTTGAGAAATTTTTCTTGGTGAATACTTATTTTCCTAATGCCAATCATGAGTTGTCACGCTTACAGTTTAAATTGGATTTTAATCATGATTTGTTCGCGGTTTTAAAAAAGTTGGAAGAAAAAAAGCCGGTGGTTATTTGTGGTGATTTTAATGTGGCCCATGAAGAGATTGATTTAGTGCGAGCAAAAGAAAATATTGGTAGTCCTGGTTTTACCTATGAAGAGCGCGAAGCGATGACTGGTTTTTTGGACTCTGGTTTTGTTGATGTTTTTCGAGAACTATATCCTGATGAAAAAGAGTATACTTGGTGGAGTTATCGGGCGGGGGCACGACAAAAGAATATCGGTTGGCGGATTGATTATTTTTGCGTATCTAAGAAGTTTATGAAAAAAGTGATTGATACGACGATATTGTATAAGACGATGGGCTCGGATCATTGTCCAGTTTTATTGGAAGTTGGTGAATAG
- the mgtA gene encoding magnesium-translocating P-type ATPase — MTSSSELSGLNSVEARDLLKKHGANIVVDKKRISGFWIFFEKLTSPLFLLMIGISVVSFVVGQRASAIIVMMMIILSATLDFINSYKSQKAVDRLTAMVSTKTTVIRDGKKQEIDVHEVVPGDLIYLSAGSVIPADCQVVEGDDFFVNQSSLTGESMPVEKSVSKKGVVEKLTPENTAVVFMGTSVISGFATVRVLETGIRTEFGKVAKELNKAKPKTDFEINTMKFSFFIMKIVFYMVSFVFVAFLVKNSHDLSIAVILEAFTFALAVTIGVTPDMLPAIITVCLSKGSQMMAKKEVIVKQLSSIENFGSMDILCTDKTGTLTQDLITLIKYIDCNGKESDKIFRLGHLSSHFHTGAQNPLDTAVNNFKDLDVSDYEKIDEIPYDFLRKRSSMVVRRNGKRFLITKGAQEEIIKICHGYEADNKIDVIDKCKTLIEKQANELSANGFRVLGICYKEIPDDDVRSYSNTIENEMIFSGFLAFLDPPKESAGSTIAELEKLGIEVKILTGDNDVLTQKICRDLGLNIKGVMTGVEMANYDDAQLEKKIKDISIFARVTPMQKEKIILLLKKGGKTVGFLGDGINDAPALRAADVGISVNNAVDIAKDTADIILMQKSLEALKDGVLEGRKTFHNTMKYILMGLSSNFGNMFSMMGAVTFLPFLPMLPAQILFNNFVYDSSQFSLPTDDVDADELLKPAHWDLKFIRKYMIVFGSVSSIFDFLTFYLLYYVYHLTEHQFQTGWFIESIATQILVIYIIRTKKIPFLQSRPSRALFITTFTAVVISWLVQFTPFGVMMQLERLPLNIMMIIASYVFVYLVLVEFVKRIFYRMHFRSLKK, encoded by the coding sequence ATGACAAGCTCAAGTGAATTAAGCGGACTAAATAGCGTGGAGGCGCGGGATTTGCTGAAAAAGCATGGTGCAAACATAGTGGTTGATAAAAAAAGGATAAGTGGTTTTTGGATTTTTTTCGAAAAACTGACTAGTCCTTTGTTTTTGTTAATGATTGGCATTTCGGTAGTTTCTTTTGTAGTCGGACAACGGGCGAGTGCGATTATTGTGATGATGATGATTATTTTGTCCGCGACTTTGGATTTTATTAATTCCTATAAATCCCAAAAAGCAGTCGACCGTTTGACAGCGATGGTGTCAACGAAGACGACGGTGATTCGTGACGGCAAGAAGCAGGAGATTGATGTGCACGAGGTTGTGCCTGGGGATTTGATATATTTATCAGCAGGTAGCGTGATCCCGGCTGATTGTCAGGTTGTAGAGGGTGATGACTTTTTTGTTAATCAATCATCTTTAACTGGGGAGTCGATGCCAGTGGAAAAAAGTGTTTCCAAGAAGGGGGTGGTGGAAAAACTAACACCAGAGAACACAGCCGTGGTCTTTATGGGCACGAGTGTGATTAGCGGATTTGCCACGGTGCGAGTGTTGGAAACCGGAATTCGGACTGAATTTGGTAAAGTGGCCAAAGAATTGAATAAGGCGAAGCCGAAAACTGATTTTGAAATCAATACGATGAAATTCAGTTTTTTTATTATGAAGATTGTCTTTTACATGGTTAGCTTTGTTTTTGTTGCTTTTTTGGTTAAGAATTCACACGATTTAAGTATAGCGGTTATTTTGGAGGCGTTTACCTTTGCCTTGGCGGTCACTATTGGCGTGACGCCAGACATGTTGCCAGCGATTATCACAGTTTGTCTCAGTAAGGGCTCACAGATGATGGCAAAGAAAGAGGTGATTGTAAAACAATTGTCGTCGATTGAAAATTTTGGTTCAATGGATATTTTGTGTACGGATAAGACGGGCACATTAACTCAAGATCTTATTACTTTGATTAAGTATATTGATTGTAATGGCAAGGAATCTGATAAGATTTTTCGCCTTGGACATTTGAGTAGTCATTTTCATACGGGCGCGCAGAATCCGCTTGACACAGCCGTGAATAATTTTAAAGACTTGGATGTAAGTGATTATGAAAAAATAGACGAAATTCCTTATGATTTTTTGCGTAAGCGCAGTTCAATGGTGGTGCGTCGCAATGGCAAGCGCTTTTTGATCACCAAGGGGGCGCAGGAGGAAATAATTAAAATTTGTCATGGCTATGAAGCGGATAATAAAATTGATGTCATTGATAAGTGCAAGACGTTAATTGAAAAGCAAGCCAACGAATTAAGCGCGAACGGTTTTCGAGTGCTGGGTATTTGCTATAAAGAAATTCCAGATGATGATGTTCGCTCATACAGTAATACCATTGAAAATGAGATGATTTTTTCCGGCTTTTTGGCTTTTCTTGATCCGCCCAAAGAAAGTGCCGGTTCGACAATTGCCGAGTTGGAAAAGCTGGGTATTGAAGTTAAGATTTTAACTGGCGACAATGATGTTTTGACGCAAAAGATTTGTCGTGATTTAGGTTTAAATATCAAGGGTGTGATGACTGGTGTTGAGATGGCTAATTACGATGACGCCCAATTAGAGAAGAAAATAAAAGACATCAGCATTTTTGCCCGAGTAACGCCGATGCAAAAAGAGAAGATAATTTTGCTTTTGAAAAAAGGTGGCAAGACGGTTGGCTTCCTTGGTGACGGCATTAACGACGCGCCGGCTTTGCGAGCGGCGGATGTGGGTATTTCCGTGAACAATGCTGTTGATATTGCCAAGGACACGGCCGATATTATTTTGATGCAAAAGAGCCTGGAGGCCTTAAAAGATGGTGTGCTTGAGGGGCGGAAAACTTTTCATAATACTATGAAATATATTTTGATGGGTTTGTCGTCAAATTTTGGTAATATGTTTTCCATGATGGGGGCGGTGACCTTTTTGCCTTTTTTGCCGATGTTGCCAGCGCAGATTTTGTTCAATAATTTTGTTTATGATTCTTCACAATTTTCTTTGCCGACAGACGATGTTGATGCTGACGAATTATTGAAGCCCGCACACTGGGATTTGAAGTTTATTCGTAAATACATGATTGTCTTTGGTTCAGTGAGTTCTATTTTTGATTTCCTGACCTTTTATCTGTTGTATTATGTTTACCATTTAACGGAACATCAATTTCAAACCGGTTGGTTTATTGAGTCAATTGCCACGCAGATTTTGGTTATTTATATTATTCGCACCAAGAAAATTCCGTTCCTGCAAAGTCGTCCAAGTCGCGCCTTGTTTATCACCACCTTTACGGCTGTTGTTATCTCTTGGTTGGTGCAATTTACCCCTTTTGGTGTTATGATGCAATTAGAGCGATTGCCGCTAAATATTATGATGATTATTGCTTCATATGTTTTTGTTTATTTAGTGTTGGTAGAGTTTGTGAAGCGGATATTTTATCGGATGCATTTTAGGAGTTTAAAGAAGTAG